A window of Methanobacterium formicicum DSM 3637 contains these coding sequences:
- a CDS encoding PAS domain S-box protein, with the protein MGQRDLNGAELIGAIIDSSPIPQFIINPDHKVIFWNKALEKYTGISASEILGTDKHRTVLYHEERPLMADLLVDHDLEGLHRWYKNKFRKSPYVENAFEADDFFPDVGENGIWLYFTAAEIKDDEGNIIGVLETLEDITQRKNMELKLRHSEDEWEFTFNALTDPIAIIDVDHNIKKVNKAMAKGLNRESPDLVGVKCYSVVHGTSEPPSFCPHVHLINDQRPHTSEFFIDRLHGDYSVSVSPIIDDDGQLRGSIHVAHDVTKRRQMEIALKESEEKFREVFNNANDMISLNLMKEDGLPGKFMEVNQVGQERLGYSRDEFLLMSPADIVAPDFRDKMPENAKNLNKHGYANFEITHVTKDGKRIPVEISNHLFHLQGQEVAIAVTRDISERKKVENAVVESEKKYRTLFENMLEGFAYCKMLFNGEGQPCDWVYIDVNHAFYKLTGLKNIEGKKVTEAIPGIIEAQPELFEIYGRVAVTGVPETIEIYFKPLKIWLNISVFSPARDYFVAVFENITKRKNAEMALKESEKKYRLISENSGDVIWMMDLDSQMFSYVSPSVHKLRGFTAEEVLKQSLEDVLTTESYQYIMERLPLKIQAFLSGDESVRMQTFRVDQVCKDGSTVPTEAVTNIMTDDEGNITGVLAVSRDITQRLEMEEEIQQSLQEKEMLLKEIHHRVKNNLMIISSLLNLQSRYIKDKEALSIFKESQSRANSMALIHERLYRSDDLKRINFGDYIRKLSNDLFRTYVADNGRIKLNIDVEDVMMDINTSIPLGLILNELVSNALKHAFPGDMGGEINVVFKSSGDDYQLTVSDNGIGLPADLDYKNTDSLGMQLVNNLTGQIDGNLELDATNGTKFSIIFKERKYGK; encoded by the coding sequence ATGGGACAAAGAGATCTTAATGGTGCTGAATTAATTGGTGCGATAATAGATAGCTCTCCTATCCCTCAATTTATCATCAATCCGGATCACAAGGTTATTTTTTGGAATAAAGCCCTGGAAAAATACACAGGAATCAGTGCAAGTGAAATACTGGGAACAGACAAACACCGTACTGTATTGTATCATGAAGAAAGACCATTAATGGCGGATTTGTTGGTGGACCATGATCTAGAGGGGTTACACAGATGGTACAAGAATAAGTTCAGAAAATCCCCTTATGTGGAGAATGCATTTGAAGCCGATGATTTCTTCCCTGATGTTGGTGAAAATGGCATATGGCTTTATTTCACCGCTGCAGAAATTAAAGATGATGAAGGTAATATTATTGGTGTTTTGGAGACACTGGAAGATATCACCCAACGTAAAAATATGGAATTAAAACTGAGGCATTCTGAAGACGAATGGGAATTTACCTTCAATGCATTAACTGATCCAATAGCCATTATAGATGTGGACCATAACATAAAAAAAGTCAATAAGGCCATGGCCAAGGGTTTAAACCGGGAATCACCTGACCTGGTTGGTGTGAAGTGTTATTCCGTGGTTCATGGTACCAGCGAGCCACCATCTTTCTGTCCCCACGTCCACCTCATAAATGATCAGCGTCCCCACACCAGTGAATTCTTCATTGACCGGCTCCACGGAGATTACAGTGTCTCAGTTTCACCTATAATCGATGATGATGGTCAGTTAAGGGGTAGTATCCATGTGGCTCATGATGTGACAAAACGTCGACAGATGGAGATTGCCTTAAAAGAGAGTGAAGAAAAATTCAGGGAAGTGTTCAACAATGCCAATGACATGATCAGTCTGAACCTCATGAAAGAAGATGGTCTCCCTGGGAAATTTATGGAGGTAAACCAGGTCGGTCAGGAAAGACTGGGTTACAGTCGAGATGAATTTCTGCTTATGTCTCCTGCTGATATTGTGGCCCCTGATTTCCGGGATAAAATGCCTGAAAATGCAAAAAACCTAAATAAACATGGTTATGCTAATTTTGAGATCACACACGTTACCAAGGATGGAAAAAGAATACCAGTAGAAATTAGCAATCACCTGTTCCATCTTCAGGGCCAGGAAGTGGCCATTGCTGTTACCCGTGATATCAGTGAACGTAAGAAAGTTGAAAATGCTGTGGTGGAAAGTGAGAAAAAATATAGAACCCTGTTTGAAAACATGCTGGAAGGCTTTGCCTACTGTAAAATGCTCTTTAATGGAGAAGGTCAACCATGTGACTGGGTATATATTGATGTCAATCATGCTTTTTATAAACTCACCGGCCTTAAAAACATCGAGGGGAAAAAGGTAACGGAAGCTATTCCGGGTATTATAGAGGCACAACCAGAATTATTTGAGATATATGGTCGTGTGGCCGTGACTGGGGTGCCTGAAACTATTGAGATCTATTTCAAACCCCTCAAAATATGGCTGAATATATCGGTATTCAGCCCGGCTAGGGATTACTTTGTGGCTGTTTTTGAAAACATAACCAAACGTAAAAATGCAGAAATGGCTTTAAAAGAAAGTGAAAAGAAGTACCGTCTTATTTCTGAGAATTCAGGGGATGTGATATGGATGATGGACTTAGACTCCCAGATGTTTAGTTATGTAAGTCCATCAGTCCATAAATTAAGGGGTTTCACTGCAGAAGAAGTGTTAAAACAGTCCCTGGAGGATGTGTTAACCACTGAATCATACCAGTACATAATGGAAAGGTTACCACTGAAAATCCAGGCTTTCCTTTCGGGAGATGAATCTGTTAGAATGCAAACATTCCGTGTTGATCAGGTATGTAAAGATGGCAGCACAGTTCCCACAGAAGCTGTAACTAATATAATGACTGATGATGAGGGAAACATAACTGGTGTTCTCGCGGTTAGTAGAGATATCACCCAAAGGCTGGAAATGGAAGAAGAAATACAACAGTCCCTCCAGGAAAAGGAAATGCTACTTAAAGAAATCCATCACCGGGTTAAGAATAATCTTATGATCATTTCCAGTCTCCTGAATCTTCAGTCTAGATACATAAAAGACAAAGAGGCTTTAAGTATTTTCAAGGAGAGCCAAAGCAGGGCAAACTCCATGGCACTTATACACGAAAGACTGTACAGATCCGATGATCTAAAACGGATAAACTTCGGTGATTACATCCGAAAACTTTCAAATGACCTTTTCCGCACTTATGTGGCTGATAATGGTAGGATAAAATTGAATATTGATGTTGAAGATGTGATGATGGACATCAACACTTCCATTCCATTGGGTCTGATTCTGAATGAACTAGTATCAAACGCCCTTAAACATGCTTTCCCTGGGGATATGGGTGGTGAAATAAACGTTGTTTTCAAATCATCAGGGGATGATTACCAGTTAACAGTTAGTGATAATGGTATTGGATTACCCGCGGATCTGGACTATAAAAATACAGACTCACTTGGAATGCAACTGGTTAATAATTTAACTGGCCAAATTGATGGAAATCTTGAATTAGACGCCACTAACGGAACTAAATTCAGTATTATATTCAAAGAAAGAAAGTATGGTAAATAA
- a CDS encoding sensor histidine kinase — translation MDISNKSRKSNKSREQLLAELKASYEEISTLKEDNQKLKTDKQNILKTNQNLLNVNQNLQNDNQRDDSCQDRFISQTALDFLELPLNQDIYHFIAGKIGHLIDEGFVIIFIYHPDLDIFKIKSMAGDPLKIKILMDTLPEEDWYNFNIQWNAFSPTSRKMRAKNQLYLLDVGFFEIMGGQLPQEDCRNLEENLDIGHIYVIGFGWDDKLYGSAVIFSSNEKPLENCSSIQTLVNLAAVALKNRTAEEALRANEEKFHKLFDNANDAIFLHKLTEDGISGKFVEVNSVTSQILGYTHEELLEMSPRDIEDIESFAGSEYMDNLLKNDKITFETSLISKDNLKIPVEISTHIFTLNRDKLSLSIARDITERKKMEEQLQVSLEEKEMLLREIHHRVKNNLMIISSLLNLESRYIEDQEVLNVFKDTQNRARSMALIHDRLYQSSHFKSINIGDYISTLAADLFKTYTADSDLVTLNLNVDDVMLILTP, via the coding sequence ATGGATATTTCCAATAAATCCAGAAAATCCAATAAATCCAGAGAACAACTTTTAGCTGAGCTGAAAGCTTCGTATGAGGAAATTTCCACACTGAAAGAGGATAACCAGAAACTTAAAACGGATAAGCAGAATATCCTAAAAACTAATCAGAATCTCCTAAATGTTAATCAAAATCTCCAAAATGATAACCAGAGGGATGATTCTTGCCAGGATAGGTTCATATCCCAAACTGCCCTTGATTTTTTGGAATTACCCTTAAATCAGGATATTTACCATTTCATCGCAGGAAAAATAGGGCATCTAATTGATGAGGGCTTTGTAATTATATTCATTTACCATCCTGATTTGGATATTTTTAAAATAAAGAGCATGGCTGGTGACCCCCTAAAAATTAAAATTCTCATGGATACTCTTCCTGAAGAAGATTGGTATAATTTTAATATTCAATGGAATGCTTTTTCCCCTACAAGTAGGAAAATGCGGGCAAAAAATCAACTGTACCTGCTTGATGTTGGGTTTTTTGAGATTATGGGTGGACAGTTACCACAGGAAGATTGTCGTAATCTTGAAGAAAACTTAGACATAGGTCATATCTATGTTATTGGGTTTGGATGGGATGATAAACTCTATGGGAGTGCTGTTATCTTCTCGAGTAATGAAAAACCCCTTGAAAATTGCAGTTCAATTCAAACCCTGGTGAACCTGGCAGCAGTGGCATTAAAAAATAGAACTGCTGAGGAGGCATTGCGTGCTAATGAAGAGAAATTCCACAAGCTCTTTGACAATGCCAATGATGCCATCTTCCTGCACAAGCTCACCGAAGATGGAATTTCTGGAAAATTTGTTGAGGTCAACAGTGTAACCAGCCAGATACTTGGTTACACCCATGAAGAACTCCTTGAAATGTCCCCTCGAGATATTGAGGATATTGAATCATTTGCGGGTTCTGAATACATGGACAATCTCCTTAAAAATGATAAAATCACCTTTGAAACATCTCTCATATCCAAGGATAATCTTAAAATACCAGTTGAGATCAGCACTCATATTTTCACCTTGAACAGGGATAAACTATCTTTATCCATTGCCCGGGACATAACTGAACGCAAGAAGATGGAAGAACAGCTCCAGGTTTCTCTTGAAGAAAAAGAGATGCTTTTAAGGGAAATTCACCATAGGGTTAAAAACAATCTGATGATCATCTCCAGTCTTTTGAACCTCGAATCCCGTTATATTGAGGATCAAGAAGTTCTGAATGTTTTTAAAGACACTCAAAATCGTGCCAGATCAATGGCCCTTATTCATGATCGATTGTACCAATCAAGCCATTTTAAAAGCATAAATATTGGGGATTACATCAGTACCCTGGCTGCTGATCTTTTCAAAACATATACTGCTGATTCTGACCTTGTAACCCTTAATTTAAATGTTGATGATGTAATGTTGATATTAACACCATGA